Proteins encoded in a region of the Mixophyes fleayi isolate aMixFle1 chromosome 5, aMixFle1.hap1, whole genome shotgun sequence genome:
- the UBXN2B gene encoding UBX domain-containing protein 2B isoform X1: MEESEEYRAEEEDSLDGGESQAEGEDDGEDETNREEAEEGAKQPPQRPTVLDIQMALESLCEDGYGEQPSESDIRISLLESSQEHSFESDSRLHSPGKIVNELFKEAKEHGAVTAEEANKLAEALFKVKSFTGGGYKLGDSSLSESEYIRGDELFPGGSDVQILLKLWSNGFSLDDGELRTYADPVNAQFLESIKRGEIPIELQRMVHEGQVSIDMEDHQDQEYVKPRLKFKAFSGEGKKLGSLTPEIISTPSSPEEEHKSFLNADVELDEHVPTTKIQIRLSDGSRLIQRFNLSHRRTSSQLQFTTNMLESSIYYGLPYTTLHSQLENWDKFGQTVIHHNHPNFPLAYLFLKVPHNFCVIFFLSGLQKSGCLKKIWTVYELCMPSTILRPSKALTLLFVMICFCLDVALTVSDPAYKGLSAHHLIWILITCV, encoded by the exons ATGGAGGAGAGCGAGGAATACCGAGCTGAGGAGGAGGACAGCCTGGACGGGGGCGAGAGCCAGGCAGAAGGGGAAGATGACGGTGAAGATGAAACGAACAGGGAGGAGGCAGAAGAGGGGGCGAAACAACCTCCGCAGAGACCGACAGTGCTGGACATTCAG ATGGCCTTGGAAAGTTTATGCGAGGATGGATATGGAGAGCAACCATCAGAGTCTGACATTCGTATTTCTTTGTTGGAATCTAGTCAGGAGCATTCCTTTGAAAG TGATTCTAGACTGCACTCTCctggcaaaattgtgaatgagcttTTTAAAGAAGCAAAAGAGCACGGAGCAGTCACTGCAGAAGAAGCCAATAAATTAGCAGAAGCTCTTTTTAAAGTGAAG TCATTCACCGGGGGTGGTTACAAACTGGGTGATTCATCATTGAGTGAGTCTGAATACATTCGAGGTGATGAGCTATTTCCTGGAGGATCAGAT GTGCAAATATTGCTCAAGCTCTGGAGCAATGGATTCAGTCTGGATGACGGAGAGCTTCGAACTTATGCAGATCCTGTTAATGCTCAGTTTTTGGAATCCATTAAGAGAgg GGAAATTCCTATAGAACTCCAGCGAATGGTCCACGAAGGTCAGGTCAGCATAGACATGGAAGATCACCAAGACCAAGAATATGTTAAGCCAAGGCTGAAATTCAAGGCCTTTAGTGGTGAGGGAAAAAAACTTGGAAG CCTTACACCTGAAATAATAAGTACTCCTTCTTCTCCTGAAGAAGAACACAAGTCATTTTTGAATGCTGATGTTGAACTTGATGAACATGTTCCAACAACAAAAATTCAGATTAGATTATCTGATGGAAGTCGCTTAATCCAAAGATTCAACCTCAGTCATAG GAGAACCTCTTCTCAGCTACAGTTTACAACAAACATGTTAGAAAGTAGTATTTATTATGGACTTCCCTATACCACATTACACTCCCAGTTGGAAAATTGGGACAAATTCGGCCAAACCGTTATACACCATAATCACCCCAATTTTCCTTTGGCATACTTATTTCTAAAGGTACCACACAACTTTTGTGTTATATTCTTCCTTTCTGGCCTCCAAAAATCAGGATGTCTCAAGAAAATCTGGACTGTTTACGAGCTATGCATGCCCTCAACCATTTTGAGGCCTTCAAAAGCTTTGACGCTACTCTTTGTTATGATCTGCTTTTGTTTGGATGTTGCCTTGACTGTTTCAGATCCTGCCTACAAGGGTTTAAGCGCTCATCATTTGATTTGGATCTTGATCACCTGTGTCTGA
- the UBXN2B gene encoding UBX domain-containing protein 2B isoform X4, whose translation MEESEEYRAEEEDSLDGGESQAEGEDDGEDETNREEAEEGAKQPPQRPTVLDIQMALESLCEDGYGEQPSESDIRISLLESSQEHSFESDSRLHSPGKIVNELFKEAKEHGAVTAEEANKLAEALFKVKSFTGGGYKLGDSSLSESEYIRGDELFPGGSDVQILLKLWSNGFSLDDGELRTYADPVNAQFLESIKRGEIPIELQRMVHEGQVSIDMEDHQDQEYVKPRLKFKAFSGEGKKLGSLTPEIISTPSSPEEEHKSFLNADVELDEHVPTTKIQIRLSDGSRLIQRFNLSHRIVDVRQFIIQSRSDFAQTDFSLVTTFPNTELTDENQTLEEADVLNTVILQRMK comes from the exons ATGGAGGAGAGCGAGGAATACCGAGCTGAGGAGGAGGACAGCCTGGACGGGGGCGAGAGCCAGGCAGAAGGGGAAGATGACGGTGAAGATGAAACGAACAGGGAGGAGGCAGAAGAGGGGGCGAAACAACCTCCGCAGAGACCGACAGTGCTGGACATTCAG ATGGCCTTGGAAAGTTTATGCGAGGATGGATATGGAGAGCAACCATCAGAGTCTGACATTCGTATTTCTTTGTTGGAATCTAGTCAGGAGCATTCCTTTGAAAG TGATTCTAGACTGCACTCTCctggcaaaattgtgaatgagcttTTTAAAGAAGCAAAAGAGCACGGAGCAGTCACTGCAGAAGAAGCCAATAAATTAGCAGAAGCTCTTTTTAAAGTGAAG TCATTCACCGGGGGTGGTTACAAACTGGGTGATTCATCATTGAGTGAGTCTGAATACATTCGAGGTGATGAGCTATTTCCTGGAGGATCAGAT GTGCAAATATTGCTCAAGCTCTGGAGCAATGGATTCAGTCTGGATGACGGAGAGCTTCGAACTTATGCAGATCCTGTTAATGCTCAGTTTTTGGAATCCATTAAGAGAgg GGAAATTCCTATAGAACTCCAGCGAATGGTCCACGAAGGTCAGGTCAGCATAGACATGGAAGATCACCAAGACCAAGAATATGTTAAGCCAAGGCTGAAATTCAAGGCCTTTAGTGGTGAGGGAAAAAAACTTGGAAG CCTTACACCTGAAATAATAAGTACTCCTTCTTCTCCTGAAGAAGAACACAAGTCATTTTTGAATGCTGATGTTGAACTTGATGAACATGTTCCAACAACAAAAATTCAGATTAGATTATCTGATGGAAGTCGCTTAATCCAAAGATTCAACCTCAGTCATAG AATCGTGGATGTACGTCAGTTTATCATCCAGTCTCGATCAGACTTTGCACAGACTGATTTTAGCTTGGTGACCACGTTTCCAAACACAGAACTAACAGACGAGAACCAGACATTGGAAGAAGCTGATGTCCTTAACACTGTGATTCTTCAGAGAATGAAGTAA
- the UBXN2B gene encoding UBX domain-containing protein 2B isoform X3, whose protein sequence is MEESEEYRAEEEDSLDGGESQAEGEDDGEDETNREEAEEGAKQPPQRPTVLDIQMALESLCEDGYGEQPSESDIRISLLESSQEHSFESDSRLHSPGKIVNELFKEAKEHGAVTAEEANKLAEALFKVKVQILLKLWSNGFSLDDGELRTYADPVNAQFLESIKRGEIPIELQRMVHEGQVSIDMEDHQDQEYVKPRLKFKAFSGEGKKLGSLTPEIISTPSSPEEEHKSFLNADVELDEHVPTTKIQIRLSDGSRLIQRFNLSHRRTSSQLQFTTNMLESSIYYGLPYTTLHSQLENWDKFGQTVIHHNHPNFPLAYLFLKVPHNFCVIFFLSGLQKSGCLKKIWTVYELCMPSTILRPSKALTLLFVMICFCLDVALTVSDPAYKGLSAHHLIWILITCV, encoded by the exons ATGGAGGAGAGCGAGGAATACCGAGCTGAGGAGGAGGACAGCCTGGACGGGGGCGAGAGCCAGGCAGAAGGGGAAGATGACGGTGAAGATGAAACGAACAGGGAGGAGGCAGAAGAGGGGGCGAAACAACCTCCGCAGAGACCGACAGTGCTGGACATTCAG ATGGCCTTGGAAAGTTTATGCGAGGATGGATATGGAGAGCAACCATCAGAGTCTGACATTCGTATTTCTTTGTTGGAATCTAGTCAGGAGCATTCCTTTGAAAG TGATTCTAGACTGCACTCTCctggcaaaattgtgaatgagcttTTTAAAGAAGCAAAAGAGCACGGAGCAGTCACTGCAGAAGAAGCCAATAAATTAGCAGAAGCTCTTTTTAAAGTGAAG GTGCAAATATTGCTCAAGCTCTGGAGCAATGGATTCAGTCTGGATGACGGAGAGCTTCGAACTTATGCAGATCCTGTTAATGCTCAGTTTTTGGAATCCATTAAGAGAgg GGAAATTCCTATAGAACTCCAGCGAATGGTCCACGAAGGTCAGGTCAGCATAGACATGGAAGATCACCAAGACCAAGAATATGTTAAGCCAAGGCTGAAATTCAAGGCCTTTAGTGGTGAGGGAAAAAAACTTGGAAG CCTTACACCTGAAATAATAAGTACTCCTTCTTCTCCTGAAGAAGAACACAAGTCATTTTTGAATGCTGATGTTGAACTTGATGAACATGTTCCAACAACAAAAATTCAGATTAGATTATCTGATGGAAGTCGCTTAATCCAAAGATTCAACCTCAGTCATAG GAGAACCTCTTCTCAGCTACAGTTTACAACAAACATGTTAGAAAGTAGTATTTATTATGGACTTCCCTATACCACATTACACTCCCAGTTGGAAAATTGGGACAAATTCGGCCAAACCGTTATACACCATAATCACCCCAATTTTCCTTTGGCATACTTATTTCTAAAGGTACCACACAACTTTTGTGTTATATTCTTCCTTTCTGGCCTCCAAAAATCAGGATGTCTCAAGAAAATCTGGACTGTTTACGAGCTATGCATGCCCTCAACCATTTTGAGGCCTTCAAAAGCTTTGACGCTACTCTTTGTTATGATCTGCTTTTGTTTGGATGTTGCCTTGACTGTTTCAGATCCTGCCTACAAGGGTTTAAGCGCTCATCATTTGATTTGGATCTTGATCACCTGTGTCTGA
- the UBXN2B gene encoding UBX domain-containing protein 2B isoform X2 translates to MTVKMKRTGRRQKRGRNNLRRDRQCWTFRCVIMALESLCEDGYGEQPSESDIRISLLESSQEHSFESDSRLHSPGKIVNELFKEAKEHGAVTAEEANKLAEALFKVKSFTGGGYKLGDSSLSESEYIRGDELFPGGSDVQILLKLWSNGFSLDDGELRTYADPVNAQFLESIKRGEIPIELQRMVHEGQVSIDMEDHQDQEYVKPRLKFKAFSGEGKKLGSLTPEIISTPSSPEEEHKSFLNADVELDEHVPTTKIQIRLSDGSRLIQRFNLSHRRTSSQLQFTTNMLESSIYYGLPYTTLHSQLENWDKFGQTVIHHNHPNFPLAYLFLKVPHNFCVIFFLSGLQKSGCLKKIWTVYELCMPSTILRPSKALTLLFVMICFCLDVALTVSDPAYKGLSAHHLIWILITCV, encoded by the exons ATGACGGTGAAGATGAAACGAACAGGGAGGAGGCAGAAGAGGGGGCGAAACAACCTCCGCAGAGACCGACAGTGCTGGACATTCAGGTGTGTCATT ATGGCCTTGGAAAGTTTATGCGAGGATGGATATGGAGAGCAACCATCAGAGTCTGACATTCGTATTTCTTTGTTGGAATCTAGTCAGGAGCATTCCTTTGAAAG TGATTCTAGACTGCACTCTCctggcaaaattgtgaatgagcttTTTAAAGAAGCAAAAGAGCACGGAGCAGTCACTGCAGAAGAAGCCAATAAATTAGCAGAAGCTCTTTTTAAAGTGAAG TCATTCACCGGGGGTGGTTACAAACTGGGTGATTCATCATTGAGTGAGTCTGAATACATTCGAGGTGATGAGCTATTTCCTGGAGGATCAGAT GTGCAAATATTGCTCAAGCTCTGGAGCAATGGATTCAGTCTGGATGACGGAGAGCTTCGAACTTATGCAGATCCTGTTAATGCTCAGTTTTTGGAATCCATTAAGAGAgg GGAAATTCCTATAGAACTCCAGCGAATGGTCCACGAAGGTCAGGTCAGCATAGACATGGAAGATCACCAAGACCAAGAATATGTTAAGCCAAGGCTGAAATTCAAGGCCTTTAGTGGTGAGGGAAAAAAACTTGGAAG CCTTACACCTGAAATAATAAGTACTCCTTCTTCTCCTGAAGAAGAACACAAGTCATTTTTGAATGCTGATGTTGAACTTGATGAACATGTTCCAACAACAAAAATTCAGATTAGATTATCTGATGGAAGTCGCTTAATCCAAAGATTCAACCTCAGTCATAG GAGAACCTCTTCTCAGCTACAGTTTACAACAAACATGTTAGAAAGTAGTATTTATTATGGACTTCCCTATACCACATTACACTCCCAGTTGGAAAATTGGGACAAATTCGGCCAAACCGTTATACACCATAATCACCCCAATTTTCCTTTGGCATACTTATTTCTAAAGGTACCACACAACTTTTGTGTTATATTCTTCCTTTCTGGCCTCCAAAAATCAGGATGTCTCAAGAAAATCTGGACTGTTTACGAGCTATGCATGCCCTCAACCATTTTGAGGCCTTCAAAAGCTTTGACGCTACTCTTTGTTATGATCTGCTTTTGTTTGGATGTTGCCTTGACTGTTTCAGATCCTGCCTACAAGGGTTTAAGCGCTCATCATTTGATTTGGATCTTGATCACCTGTGTCTGA